The Larus michahellis chromosome 2, bLarMic1.1, whole genome shotgun sequence genome window below encodes:
- the TRIL gene encoding TLR4 interactor with leucine rich repeats — protein MGAPRRVRLMVLPRVLWGSVPLFLLLLPAAEPICPEPCDCQQHQHLLCTNRGLRSVPKAAEPQDILTYSLGGNFIANISAFDFHRLAGLQRLDLQYNRIRSLHPKAFERLGRLEELYLGNNLLPALAPGTLSALAKLRILYVNANEIGRLSAASFSGLSSLIKLRLDGNELGSLGDSTFSGLPNLLYLHLESNRIRWLSRGAFTGLAKLRFLDLSGNQQNSLRHPDIFVPLRSLHTLLLASNSLQQVTGGLFQHLPGLAKLSLSGNRLAHLAPDAFTGLGSLKELRLEGNLLSHLPAALLEPLSSLEALDLSRNALTALHPATFGHLSRLRELSLRDNALATLPGELFASSPALYRLELEGNAWSCDCRLRGLKHWLGAWHSQGRLLTVFVQCRLPPALAGKYLDYLQDAQLPPPQDGGPCHDGASPSSASPPPAAEAQRRPPPAAEGLGSNSSGGSAVLPRGPPGPPPSASTARLLAAPEAAAGPPRAETASPTPPLPARPAASGPEPPSAAWPRRAGKPRSAPAAGVPPLVSDPCDFNKLFLCNLSVEAVGSSSVTVRWAVRPHRSPRLLGPARFRLLFDRFGTAVKFQRFVYLPERGEPAATLRELRPDTPYLVCVEGVLGGRVCPVAPRDHCAGLVTLPEGGAVAAGGPRGPDQQLLTLVLLAVNALLLFAALAAWASRVLRKKVLGRRRRKAAPVHVRQLYSTRRPLRSMGTGVSADFSGFQSHRPPRGAAACALSEADLIEFPCERFMDSGGSGARHGDDHLLQRFAD, from the coding sequence ATGGGAGCGCCGCGCCGGGTCCGCCTGATGGTGCTACCGCGGGTGCTCTGGGGCTctgtccccctcttcctcctgctgctgcccgcgGCCGAGCCCATCTGCCCCGAGCCATGCGactgccagcagcaccagcacctcCTCTGCACCAACCGGGGCCTGCGCTCGGTGCCCAAGGCTGCCGAGCCCCAGGATATCCTCACCTACAGCCTTGGGGGCAACTTCATCGCCAACATCTCCGCCTTCGACTTCCACCGCCTGGCAGGGCTCCAGCGCCTGGACCTGCAGTACAACCGGATTCGCTCGTTACATCCCAAAGCCTTTGAGCGCCTGGGTCGGCTGGAGGAACTCTACCTGGGCAACAACCTGCTGCCAGCATTGGCCCCTGGCACCCTCAGCGCCCTGGCTAAGTTGCGCATCCTCTACGTGAACGCCAACGAGATCGGCCGCCTCAGTGCCGCCTCCTTCTCTGGTCTCAGCAGCCTTATCAAGCTGCGCCTGGATGGCAACGAGCTGGGCTCGCTGGGCGACTCCACTTTCTCAGGGCTGCCAAACTTACTCTACCTGCACCTGGAGTCCAACCGCATCCGCTGGCTGAGCCGCGGTGCCTTCACTGGCCTGGCTAAGCTGCGCTTCCTCGACCTCTCAGGGAACCAGCAGAACTCCCTTCGCCACCCAGACATCTTTGTGCCACTGCGCTCCCTCCACACCCTGCTGCTGGCCAGCAATAGCCTGCAGCAGGTGACAGGGGGGCTCTTCCAGCACCTGCCCGGCTTGGCAAAGCTCTCGCTCAGTGGAAACCGCTTGGCTCACCTGGCCCCAGATGCCTTCACAGGGCTGGGTTCACTGAAGGAGCTGCGCTTGGAGGGAAACCTGCTGAGCCACCTGCCCGCTGCCCTGCTGGAGCCACTCAGCAGCCTGGAGGCACTGGATCTGAGCCGCAACGCCCTGACCGCCCTGCACCCTGCCACCTTCGGCCACCTCAGCCGCTTGCGGGAGCTCAGCCTGCGAGACAACGCGCTGGCCACCCTCCCTGGCGAGCTCTTTGCCTCCAGCCCGGCTCTCTACCGCCTGGAGCTGGAAGGGAACGCCTGGAGCTGCGACTGCCGCCTCCGCGGCCTCAAGCACTGGCTAGGGGCCTGGCACTCCCAGGGCCGCCTGCTCACCGTCTTCGTGCAGTGCCGCCTGCCGCCCGCCCTGGCCGGCAAGTACCTCGACTACCTGCAGGACGCCCAGCTCCCGCCGCCGCAAGACGGCGGCCCCTGCCACGACGGTGCCTctccctcctccgcctcccccccgccagcAGCGGAGGCgcagcgccggccgccgccggccgccgagGGGCtgggcagcaacagcagcggcggcagcgcggTGCTGCCCCGcgggccgccggggccgccgccgtcCGCCTCCACCGCCCGCCTGCTGGCAGCGCCCgaggccgcggcggggccgccgaGGGCGGAGACGGCCAGCCCcacgccgccgctgcccgcccgcccggcggccTCCGGGCCGGAGCCCCCCAGCGCGGCCTGGCCCCGGCGGGCCGGCAAGCCCCGCTCGGCGCCGGCCGCCGGGGTCCCGCCGCTGGTGTCCGACCCCTGCGACTTCAACAAGCTGTTCCTCTGCAACCTGTCGGTGGAGGCGGTAGGCTCCAGCTCGGTGACGGTGCGCTGGGCCGTGCGGCCGCACCGCAGCCCCCGCCTGCTGGGGCCGGCGCGGTTCCGCCTCCTCTTCGACCGCTTCGGCACCGCCGTCAAGTTCCAGCGCTTCGTCTACCTGCCGGAGCGCGGGGAGCCGGCCGCCACCCTGCGGGAGCTCCGCCCGGACACCCCTTACCTCGTCTGCGTCGAGGGCGTCCTCGGCGGCCGCGTGTGCCCAGTGGCGCCGCGGGACCACTGCGCCGGGCTGGTCACCCTGCCCGAGGGCGgcgcggtggcggcgggcgggccccgCGGCCCCGACCAGCAGCTCCTCACCCTGGTGCTGCTGGCGGTGAATGCCCTGCTGCTCTTCGCGGCCCTGGCCGCCTGGGCCTCCCGCGTGCTGCGGAAGAAGGTGCTGGGACGGCGGCGGCGGAAAGCGGCCCCCGTCCACGTCCGGCAGCTCTACTCCACCCGCCGGCCTCTCCGCTCCATGGGCACCGGCGTCTCCGCCGACTTCTCGGGCTTCCAGTCccaccggccgccccgcggcgccgccgcctGCGCCCTCAGCGAGGCCGACCTCATTGAGTTCCCCTGCGAACGCTTCATGGacagcggcgggagcggcgcccGCCACGGCGACGACCACCTGCTGCAGCGGTTCGCCGACTGA